The proteins below are encoded in one region of Caballeronia sp. SL2Y3:
- a CDS encoding LysR substrate-binding domain-containing protein, producing the protein MAPFVNPMKPLPSLDVLKTFLVVAQKLNFTRAADALNVTQGAVSRQIAGLEAQLGYALFVRQARGLALTHHGALLIAPLQQAFAQIGDALAKGGSASGTLRVKCPTCAMRWVLPRVIRLQNERPEQVVEVTASVSHGVEFNAEQFDAAIVFSPTSAKPSGKGLTVHHLFDEVLTPVCAPELWKPRGNAEPTPDDLAGQTLLHPTRDRRDWLLWLGAYGYDGLPSTKAQHFDTLDLAISSAMQGLGVTIGDVSLIEEDLRAKRVIAPFALRVPSGAAYYLVYPERPAPSPALQQFAQWLNDEAAATRENLRLR; encoded by the coding sequence ATGGCTCCTTTCGTTAACCCGATGAAACCGCTGCCCTCGCTCGACGTTCTCAAGACTTTTCTCGTGGTCGCTCAGAAGCTGAACTTCACGCGCGCCGCCGATGCGCTCAACGTGACGCAGGGCGCAGTCAGCCGGCAGATAGCGGGACTGGAGGCGCAGCTCGGCTACGCGCTTTTCGTGCGGCAGGCGCGCGGGCTCGCGCTCACGCATCACGGCGCGCTGTTGATCGCGCCGTTGCAGCAGGCGTTCGCGCAGATCGGCGACGCGCTCGCCAAGGGCGGCAGCGCCTCCGGAACCTTGCGCGTCAAGTGTCCGACCTGCGCGATGCGCTGGGTGCTCCCGCGCGTGATCCGGTTGCAGAACGAGCGGCCCGAACAGGTCGTGGAAGTGACGGCGTCGGTGTCGCACGGCGTCGAATTCAATGCGGAGCAGTTCGACGCCGCCATCGTCTTCAGCCCGACGTCCGCGAAGCCGTCGGGCAAGGGCCTGACGGTGCACCATCTTTTCGATGAAGTGCTCACGCCGGTCTGCGCGCCCGAACTCTGGAAACCGCGCGGCAACGCGGAGCCGACGCCCGACGACCTCGCGGGCCAGACGCTGCTGCACCCGACGCGCGATCGCCGCGACTGGCTCTTGTGGCTCGGCGCGTACGGCTACGACGGCTTGCCGTCCACGAAGGCGCAACACTTTGACACGCTCGACCTCGCCATCTCGTCGGCGATGCAGGGCCTGGGCGTAACCATCGGCGATGTCTCGCTGATCGAAGAAGACCTGCGCGCGAAACGCGTGATCGCGCCATTCGCGTTGCGCGTGCCGAGCGGCGCGGCCTACTACCTCGTTTATCCGGAGCGGCCGGCGCCGTCGCCCGCGTTGCAGCAGTTCGCGCAGTGGCTCAACGACGAAGCCGCGGCCACGCGCGAGAACCTGCGTCTGCGATAG
- a CDS encoding LacI family DNA-binding transcriptional regulator has protein sequence MSDPVRPPEEVSIADVARRAGVSVATVSRVLNSHSNVREATREKVREAVAASGYRVNELARNLRTAESRLLLTMVPDFGNPFYAAIVRGIDTVARQNGYFMLLCDTGADPLRERSYFDLLRGRRADGAICLDPAAVQKALVEQASTLPWVACCEFDPAARVPYVGIDNHLAAGDVVRYLLDKGHERIALINSGEGYLYGRQRLAGYRDALQAAGIVANPAWQVELDSLDYDAGERAARQLASLGRDRPTAIFAVSDTLAIGVLNGLRSAGLRVPEDVAVVGFDDIAVAAHAVPPLTTVAQPMRALGETAAELLLKRLRDPRAEVPGVLLPHRLIQRRSA, from the coding sequence ATGTCCGATCCCGTGCGTCCTCCCGAGGAAGTATCGATAGCCGACGTTGCCCGGCGTGCCGGCGTGTCCGTCGCCACGGTGTCGCGCGTGCTCAATAGCCACAGCAACGTGCGCGAGGCCACGCGCGAGAAAGTGCGCGAGGCGGTCGCAGCGAGCGGCTATCGCGTGAACGAGCTTGCGCGCAATCTGCGCACGGCCGAAAGCCGCCTGCTTCTCACGATGGTCCCCGACTTCGGCAACCCGTTCTATGCGGCCATCGTGCGCGGCATCGACACGGTCGCGCGGCAGAACGGCTACTTCATGCTTCTCTGCGATACGGGCGCCGATCCGTTGCGCGAGCGCAGCTACTTCGACCTGCTGCGCGGGCGTCGCGCGGACGGCGCCATCTGTCTCGATCCAGCCGCTGTGCAAAAGGCGCTCGTCGAGCAGGCTTCGACGCTGCCGTGGGTCGCGTGCTGCGAATTCGACCCGGCCGCGCGCGTGCCTTACGTGGGTATCGACAACCATCTTGCCGCAGGCGATGTCGTGCGTTATCTGTTGGACAAGGGACACGAGCGCATCGCGCTGATCAACTCCGGCGAAGGCTATCTGTATGGCCGACAGCGCCTCGCGGGTTATCGCGATGCGCTGCAAGCCGCGGGCATCGTCGCGAACCCGGCATGGCAGGTCGAACTGGACAGCCTCGATTACGACGCCGGCGAGCGCGCCGCCCGGCAGCTCGCGTCGCTCGGGCGCGACCGGCCGACCGCCATTTTCGCGGTGTCGGACACGCTCGCCATCGGCGTGCTGAACGGCCTGCGCAGCGCGGGCCTGCGCGTGCCGGAAGATGTCGCGGTCGTCGGCTTCGATGACATCGCCGTGGCCGCCCACGCCGTGCCGCCGCTCACGACCGTCGCGCAGCCGATGCGCGCGCTCGGCGAGACGGCGGCGGAACTCTTGCTCAAGCGCCTGCGCGATCCGCGCGCGGAAGTGCCGGGCGTGCTGCTGCCGCATCGCCTGATACAAAGAAGGAGCGCCTGA
- a CDS encoding YciI family protein, producing MRFMMLMIPRGYESAEPGAMPSAEAVAAMMKYNEELQKAGVLLALDGLHPPSMGARVTFEGGKPRVTDGPFAEAKEVLGGYWMIQVKSREEAIEWAKRCPASANEIIEVRQVQEFGDFPPDVQEAAAGFEEMQKAQKPA from the coding sequence ATGCGATTCATGATGCTGATGATCCCGCGCGGCTACGAAAGCGCGGAGCCGGGCGCGATGCCGAGCGCCGAAGCCGTCGCCGCGATGATGAAGTATAACGAAGAGTTGCAGAAGGCCGGCGTGCTGCTCGCGCTCGACGGACTGCATCCGCCGTCGATGGGCGCGCGCGTCACGTTCGAAGGCGGCAAGCCGCGCGTGACCGACGGCCCGTTCGCGGAAGCGAAGGAAGTGCTCGGCGGCTATTGGATGATTCAGGTGAAGTCGCGCGAAGAGGCGATCGAATGGGCGAAGCGGTGCCCCGCTTCGGCAAACGAGATCATCGAAGTGCGGCAAGTGCAGGAGTTCGGCGACTTCCCGCCCGACGTGCAGGAAGCCGCCGCCGGCTTCGAGGAAATGCAGAAGGCGCAGAAGCCGGCTTAA
- a CDS encoding sugar ABC transporter ATP-binding protein encodes MTLAVRFDAVEKNFGPVRVLHGVSFDLAPGRIYGLLGENGAGKSTLMKILAGYERASAGDVLIDGKPAAFASSRDAERAGIVLIHQELNLADHLSITQNMFLGHELRKGFFLDEPAMRDDARAALNEVGLHKNPDTKVRELIVAEKQLVEIAKAMLRDTRLLIMDEPTATLTPAETQRLFALMARLKEAGTTILYISHKLDEVERVTDEVIVMRDGRFVARAPTADLTRREMANLMVGREVSDMFPEKPALAADAPLAFQVEGASVPGWAEGVSFSVRQGEVFGFAGLVGAGRTELFEALVGLRPLAAGRIAIEGETVKLKNPRDAMRHGITYLSEDRKGRGLHVDMALKDNLTMMTLERYARPLIDSRAERDALTLAVKDFGIRTGNTRSRARMLSGGNQQKLALAKFLHPDPRVVVLDEPTRGVDVGAKRDIYFLIHRLAAEGRAVIVISSELIELIGLCHRVAVMRAGELVATLGMDLLTEERLIAHATGTH; translated from the coding sequence ATGACCCTTGCCGTGCGCTTTGACGCAGTCGAGAAGAACTTCGGCCCGGTGCGCGTGCTCCACGGCGTGAGTTTCGATCTCGCGCCGGGTCGCATCTACGGCTTGCTCGGCGAAAACGGCGCGGGCAAGTCCACGCTCATGAAGATCCTCGCGGGCTACGAGCGCGCGAGCGCTGGCGACGTGCTGATAGACGGCAAGCCCGCCGCCTTCGCCAGTTCGCGCGACGCCGAGCGCGCGGGCATCGTGCTCATTCACCAGGAACTGAATCTCGCGGATCATCTGAGCATCACGCAGAACATGTTTCTCGGCCACGAGCTGCGCAAAGGCTTCTTCCTCGATGAACCCGCCATGCGCGACGACGCCCGCGCCGCGCTCAACGAAGTCGGCCTGCACAAGAATCCGGACACGAAAGTGCGCGAGTTGATCGTCGCGGAGAAGCAGCTTGTCGAGATCGCGAAGGCCATGCTGCGCGACACGCGCCTGCTCATCATGGACGAGCCGACCGCCACGCTGACGCCCGCCGAGACGCAGCGCCTCTTCGCGCTGATGGCGCGGCTGAAGGAGGCGGGCACGACGATCCTCTATATCTCGCACAAGCTCGACGAAGTGGAACGCGTGACCGACGAAGTGATCGTGATGCGCGATGGCCGCTTCGTCGCCCGCGCGCCGACCGCCGACCTCACGCGCCGCGAAATGGCCAACCTCATGGTAGGCCGCGAAGTCTCCGACATGTTTCCCGAGAAGCCCGCGCTCGCCGCCGATGCGCCGCTCGCGTTTCAGGTGGAAGGCGCGTCCGTGCCCGGCTGGGCCGAAGGCGTGAGCTTTTCCGTGCGGCAGGGCGAAGTCTTCGGCTTCGCGGGACTCGTCGGCGCGGGACGCACGGAACTGTTCGAGGCGCTGGTCGGCTTGCGGCCGCTCGCGGCGGGGCGCATCGCCATCGAAGGCGAGACCGTGAAGCTCAAGAACCCGCGCGACGCGATGCGCCACGGCATCACGTACTTGAGCGAAGACCGCAAGGGACGCGGCCTGCATGTGGACATGGCGCTCAAGGACAACCTCACGATGATGACGCTGGAACGCTACGCGCGCCCGCTCATCGACTCGCGCGCCGAACGCGATGCGCTGACGCTCGCGGTCAAGGACTTCGGCATTCGCACCGGCAATACACGCAGCCGCGCCCGCATGCTCTCGGGCGGCAATCAGCAAAAGCTCGCGCTCGCGAAGTTCCTGCATCCCGATCCGCGCGTGGTCGTGCTCGACGAGCCCACGCGTGGCGTCGATGTCGGCGCGAAACGCGACATCTATTTCCTGATCCACCGCCTCGCCGCCGAGGGCCGCGCGGTGATCGTCATTTCTTCCGAGCTGATCGAACTGATCGGGCTGTGCCATCGCGTCGCCGTGATGCGCGCGGGCGAACTGGTCGCGACGCTCGGCATGGACCTTTTGACCGAAGAGAGGTTGATCGCGCATGCGACCGGCACACACTGA
- a CDS encoding branched-chain amino acid ABC transporter substrate-binding protein yields the protein MRIRTSVKPLAWLAACASAALAAVPMTAAAEDVTVKIGFAAPLTGANAGYGKDLQNGVQLALDEANAKKISIGGKTAKFEIQAEDDQADPRVGVQAAQKLVDDGVAVVVGHFNSGTTLPASPIYNNAGIPMIDPAATNPTITTRGLENVFTVISSDAQNAGNAGAYAVTTTKAKRIAIIDDRTAFGQGEADEFEKAVKAKGGNIVGREFSDNQTVDFSAQLTRIKATNADLIFFGGLDRQAAAVVKRMKQLGMNAQFVGGGGVMDADFLKLAGDAAEGAQAWEYGSPLDKLPQGKAFSEKFQKRFGVAILSYAPFGYDAAWAAINAMQKANSADPKVYRPVLKKISFEGITGPIAFDDNGALKNASSTLYQVKNGQWETVVTKHGM from the coding sequence ATGCGTATCCGTACGAGCGTCAAACCTTTGGCATGGCTGGCGGCGTGCGCCAGCGCCGCACTCGCCGCCGTGCCCATGACCGCCGCCGCCGAAGACGTCACGGTCAAGATCGGCTTCGCCGCGCCGCTCACGGGCGCGAACGCGGGCTACGGAAAGGATCTGCAGAACGGCGTGCAGCTCGCGCTCGACGAGGCGAACGCCAAGAAGATCAGCATCGGCGGCAAGACGGCGAAGTTCGAGATTCAGGCGGAAGACGATCAGGCCGACCCGCGCGTCGGCGTGCAGGCGGCGCAGAAGCTCGTCGATGACGGCGTGGCCGTCGTCGTCGGTCACTTCAATTCGGGCACGACGCTGCCCGCCTCGCCCATCTATAACAACGCCGGCATTCCGATGATCGATCCGGCCGCGACGAATCCGACCATCACCACGCGCGGCCTCGAGAACGTGTTCACGGTGATTTCCAGCGACGCGCAGAACGCGGGCAATGCCGGCGCGTACGCGGTCACGACGACGAAAGCGAAGCGCATCGCGATCATCGACGACCGCACGGCCTTCGGCCAGGGCGAAGCGGACGAGTTCGAGAAAGCGGTGAAGGCGAAAGGCGGCAACATCGTCGGTCGCGAGTTCAGCGACAACCAGACCGTCGATTTCAGCGCGCAACTCACGCGCATCAAGGCCACGAACGCGGACCTGATTTTCTTCGGCGGACTGGACCGGCAAGCGGCGGCTGTCGTCAAGCGCATGAAGCAGCTCGGCATGAACGCGCAGTTCGTGGGCGGCGGCGGCGTGATGGACGCCGATTTCCTGAAGCTCGCGGGCGACGCGGCCGAAGGCGCGCAGGCCTGGGAATACGGCAGCCCGCTCGACAAGCTGCCGCAAGGCAAGGCGTTCAGCGAGAAGTTCCAGAAGCGCTTCGGCGTCGCGATTCTGTCGTACGCGCCGTTCGGTTACGACGCGGCGTGGGCCGCGATCAACGCGATGCAGAAGGCGAATTCCGCCGATCCCAAGGTGTATCGCCCGGTGCTGAAGAAGATTTCGTTCGAGGGCATCACGGGTCCCATTGCCTTCGACGACAACGGCGCGCTGAAGAACGCGTCATCGACGCTCTATCAGGTCAAGAACGGGCAATGGGAAACCGTCGTCACCAAGCACGGCATGTAG
- a CDS encoding DHA2 family efflux MFS transporter permease subunit, with product MSTPPQTKAAPPPPPLKGGQLVLATFAVALATFMNVLDSSIANVAIPTISGNLGVSVNEGTWVITVFAASNAVSIPLTGWLTQRLGQIRLFVGAILMFVLSSWLCGLAPNLPVLLIARVLQGAVAGPLIPLSQAILLGSYPKEKASMALSLWAMTATVGPIAGPALGGWITDSYSWSWIFYINIPVGIFAAGVTWFIYRTRESPTRKAPIDVIGLALLVAWVASLQIMLDKGRDLDWFSSPVIVALAIVAVISFAFFVVWELTEANPVVDLRLFTGRNFFGGTVAISVAYGVFFGNLVLLPQWMQQYLNYRSVDAGLVTAPLGVFAVILAPIMGKILPRSDARVIATMAFIGFAFVFWLRSKYVIEIDTFHLVLPTLLQGIPMAMFFVPLTAIVLSGLPPSKIPAAAGLSNFARVFCGAVGTSLAGNAWDDRIALHHERLTEQANAFNPTFWQALGASQSTLDISEAQARGMFNFTVNSQAAMMGLNDIFLISAVIFILIIPLIWITKVAKGGGGGAAAGAH from the coding sequence ATGAGCACGCCGCCGCAAACCAAAGCCGCACCGCCGCCACCGCCGCTCAAGGGCGGCCAACTCGTGCTCGCCACCTTCGCCGTGGCGCTCGCGACCTTCATGAACGTGCTGGACTCGTCGATCGCCAACGTCGCGATTCCGACGATTTCCGGGAACCTCGGCGTGTCGGTGAACGAAGGCACGTGGGTGATCACGGTGTTTGCGGCGTCGAACGCGGTTTCCATTCCGCTGACCGGCTGGCTCACGCAACGGCTCGGGCAGATCCGGCTTTTCGTCGGCGCGATTCTGATGTTCGTGCTGTCGTCCTGGCTCTGCGGTCTCGCGCCGAATCTGCCGGTGCTGCTCATTGCCCGCGTGCTGCAAGGCGCGGTCGCCGGGCCGCTGATTCCGCTTTCGCAGGCCATTCTGCTCGGCTCGTATCCGAAAGAGAAAGCGTCGATGGCGCTCTCGCTCTGGGCGATGACCGCGACCGTCGGGCCGATTGCCGGCCCTGCGCTCGGCGGCTGGATCACCGACAGCTATTCGTGGTCGTGGATCTTCTACATCAACATACCGGTGGGCATCTTCGCGGCGGGCGTGACGTGGTTCATCTACCGCACGCGTGAATCGCCGACGCGCAAGGCGCCGATCGACGTGATCGGGCTCGCGCTGCTCGTCGCGTGGGTGGCGTCGCTCCAGATCATGCTCGACAAGGGACGCGACCTCGACTGGTTCTCGTCGCCGGTGATCGTGGCGCTGGCGATCGTCGCGGTCATTTCGTTTGCGTTCTTCGTCGTGTGGGAATTGACGGAGGCGAATCCGGTGGTCGATCTGCGGCTCTTCACCGGGCGCAATTTCTTCGGCGGGACGGTGGCGATTTCGGTGGCGTACGGCGTGTTCTTCGGCAACCTCGTGCTTCTGCCGCAGTGGATGCAGCAGTACCTCAACTACCGTTCCGTCGATGCCGGCCTCGTTACCGCGCCGCTCGGCGTGTTTGCCGTGATACTCGCGCCGATCATGGGCAAGATCCTGCCGCGCAGCGACGCCCGCGTGATCGCGACGATGGCGTTCATCGGCTTCGCGTTCGTGTTCTGGCTGCGCTCCAAATACGTGATCGAGATCGACACATTCCATCTCGTGCTGCCGACGCTGCTGCAGGGCATTCCGATGGCGATGTTCTTCGTGCCGCTGACGGCCATTGTGCTCTCGGGCCTGCCGCCTTCGAAGATTCCGGCGGCGGCCGGTTTATCGAACTTCGCGCGGGTGTTTTGCGGCGCGGTGGGCACGTCGCTCGCCGGCAATGCGTGGGACGACCGCATCGCGCTGCATCACGAGCGGCTGACCGAGCAGGCGAACGCCTTCAACCCGACGTTCTGGCAGGCGCTCGGCGCGTCGCAATCGACGCTCGATATCAGCGAAGCGCAGGCGCGCGGCATGTTCAACTTCACCGTGAATTCGCAGGCCGCGATGATGGGTCTCAACGATATCTTTCTAATCTCGGCGGTGATCTTCATTTTGATCATCCCGCTCATCTGGATCACGAAGGTGGCGAAGGGCGGTGGAGGTGGAGCGGCGGCGGGGGCGCATTAG
- a CDS encoding MarR family winged helix-turn-helix transcriptional regulator gives MSTHSSPLDCNCFAIRQAARYVSQLYERHMGEVGLTSAQFTLLASIARKPGVQMAELADAMVMDRTTLVRALKPLQRDGMVQADQQSPNSRAVGLTLTAAGKALLAQGVEKWRTAQAEFEQKYGEKRAKSLRQMLFEITAMD, from the coding sequence ATGTCAACGCACTCATCTCCTCTCGACTGCAACTGCTTCGCCATCCGGCAGGCCGCGCGTTATGTCTCGCAACTCTACGAGCGGCACATGGGCGAGGTCGGCCTGACTTCGGCGCAATTCACGCTGCTCGCGTCGATTGCGCGCAAGCCCGGCGTGCAGATGGCCGAACTCGCGGACGCCATGGTCATGGACCGCACGACGCTCGTACGCGCGCTCAAGCCGCTTCAGCGCGACGGCATGGTGCAGGCGGATCAACAGTCGCCGAATTCGCGCGCGGTCGGTCTCACGTTGACGGCGGCGGGCAAGGCGCTGCTCGCGCAGGGCGTCGAGAAGTGGCGGACGGCGCAGGCCGAATTCGAGCAGAAGTACGGCGAGAAGCGCGCGAAGTCGCTGCGTCAGATGCTGTTCGAAATCACCGCGATGGATTGA
- a CDS encoding methionine aminotransferase, with protein MHSACIPESKLPKVGTTIFTVIGQLADEHHALNLSQGAPNFACDPRLVESVTRAMQAGHNQYSPMSGVLALREAIALKTQKVYGAQYDPGTEVTVVASASEGLYASISALVHPGDEVIYFEPSFDSYAPIVQLQGATPIAIKLSPEDFSIDWDEVAAAITPKTRMILVNTPHNPTGSAFTPADIERLTALTRDTKIIVLSDEVYEHVVFDGAPHHGMARYPALAERSVIVSSFGKSYHVTGWRVGYCLAPAALTAEIRKIHQFMTFSADTPMQMAFAEALADESSYLNLGPFYQHKRDVLARALAGSRFELLPSAGSFFMLARYSAISDAPDSDFVPRLIREARVATIPLSAFYTDGTDNRVIRLSFAKDDDTLIEGARRLCQI; from the coding sequence GTGCACAGCGCCTGTATTCCCGAATCGAAGCTGCCGAAGGTCGGCACCACCATTTTCACCGTCATCGGCCAGCTTGCCGACGAGCATCACGCGCTGAACCTGTCGCAAGGCGCGCCGAATTTCGCGTGCGATCCGAGGCTCGTCGAAAGCGTCACGCGAGCCATGCAGGCAGGACATAACCAGTATTCGCCGATGTCCGGCGTGCTGGCGCTGCGCGAGGCCATCGCGTTGAAGACGCAGAAAGTCTACGGCGCGCAGTACGATCCGGGCACCGAAGTGACCGTGGTCGCGAGCGCGAGCGAAGGGCTGTACGCGAGCATCAGCGCGCTCGTACATCCCGGCGACGAGGTGATCTACTTCGAGCCGTCGTTCGACAGCTATGCGCCGATCGTGCAGCTTCAGGGCGCGACGCCGATCGCGATCAAGCTGTCGCCTGAAGACTTCAGCATCGACTGGGACGAAGTCGCCGCCGCCATCACGCCGAAGACGCGCATGATTCTCGTCAACACGCCGCACAATCCGACGGGCAGCGCGTTCACGCCCGCCGATATCGAGCGGCTCACGGCGCTCACGCGCGATACGAAAATCATCGTGCTGTCGGACGAAGTGTACGAACACGTCGTCTTCGACGGCGCGCCGCATCACGGCATGGCGCGCTATCCGGCGCTCGCCGAACGCAGCGTGATCGTGTCGTCGTTCGGCAAGTCGTATCACGTGACGGGCTGGCGCGTCGGTTATTGCCTCGCCCCAGCCGCGCTGACCGCCGAGATTCGCAAGATTCACCAGTTCATGACCTTCTCCGCCGACACGCCGATGCAGATGGCGTTCGCCGAGGCGCTCGCCGACGAATCGAGCTATCTGAACCTCGGGCCGTTCTATCAGCACAAGCGCGACGTGCTCGCCCGCGCGCTCGCCGGCTCGCGTTTCGAACTGTTGCCGAGCGCAGGCAGCTTCTTCATGCTCGCCCGTTATAGCGCCATCTCGGACGCGCCCGACAGCGATTTCGTGCCGCGGCTGATCCGCGAGGCGCGCGTCGCGACCATTCCGCTGTCCGCGTTCTACACGGACGGCACCGACAATCGCGTGATTCGCCTGTCGTTCGCGAAGGACGACGACACGCTCATCGAAGGCGCGCGCCGCCTTTGCCAGATTTAG
- a CDS encoding ABC transporter substrate-binding protein, with protein MKKNHLAAALFVACSLASGAALAADTLRFGVEAQYPPFESKSATGELQGLDIDVGNAVCVAAKMQCKWVETSFDGLIPALQGRKFDAINSAMNATEQRRQAIDFTTVVYRVPTQLIAKTGSGIEPTAAALKGKSVGVLQGSIQETFAKAHWENEGVKVVPYQDQNQVYADLKSGRLDATLVLAPAGQSGFLSKPDGDGFSFAGAPVRDDKILGSGIAYGIRKGDDALKAKLDAAIAKVKADGTIDKYAKKYLGNIDISAK; from the coding sequence ATGAAGAAGAACCACCTCGCCGCCGCGCTTTTCGTCGCGTGCTCGCTCGCGAGCGGCGCGGCGCTCGCCGCCGACACGCTGCGCTTCGGCGTCGAAGCGCAATACCCGCCGTTCGAATCGAAATCGGCGACGGGCGAACTGCAAGGACTCGATATCGACGTCGGCAACGCCGTCTGCGTCGCCGCGAAGATGCAGTGCAAATGGGTCGAAACGTCGTTCGACGGCCTGATTCCCGCGCTGCAGGGCCGCAAGTTCGACGCGATCAATTCCGCGATGAACGCGACCGAGCAGCGCCGTCAGGCCATCGACTTCACGACGGTCGTGTATCGCGTGCCGACGCAACTCATCGCGAAGACCGGCAGCGGGATCGAACCGACGGCGGCGGCGCTGAAAGGCAAGAGCGTGGGCGTGCTGCAAGGCTCCATTCAGGAGACGTTCGCCAAGGCGCACTGGGAAAACGAAGGCGTGAAGGTCGTGCCGTATCAGGACCAGAATCAGGTCTACGCGGACCTCAAGTCCGGCCGCCTCGACGCGACGCTCGTGCTCGCGCCCGCCGGACAAAGCGGCTTCCTCTCGAAGCCCGACGGCGATGGCTTTTCGTTTGCCGGCGCGCCGGTGCGCGACGACAAGATTCTCGGCAGCGGCATCGCGTACGGCATCCGCAAGGGCGACGATGCGCTGAAGGCCAAGCTCGATGCGGCCATCGCGAAGGTGAAGGCGGACGGCACCATCGACAAGTACGCGAAGAAGTACCTCGGCAACATCGACATTTCAGCGAAGTAA
- a CDS encoding SDR family oxidoreductase, whose product MQIKGKVVLVTGANRGLGKQFAKSLLQAGAAKVYAAARDPGSVDIEGVEAIRLDVTKPADIAEAAAKYTDVQIVINNAGALARGALVDPASTQGMRDLFEVNVIGPLAVTQAFAPTLKKNGGGAVINVLSVLSWVALPDGGAYSASKSAAWAVTNALRGELRGQGTLVVGVHPGYIDTDMVAEVAAPETSPASVVEQVLAAVERDEEEVLVDDTGRGVKQSLSTAKPIYITGIPG is encoded by the coding sequence ATGCAGATCAAGGGCAAGGTCGTACTCGTCACCGGCGCGAACCGCGGTCTCGGCAAGCAGTTCGCGAAGTCGCTGTTGCAGGCGGGCGCCGCCAAGGTGTATGCGGCGGCGCGCGATCCGGGCAGCGTGGATATCGAAGGCGTCGAAGCCATCCGCCTCGACGTCACGAAGCCTGCCGACATCGCCGAAGCCGCGGCCAAGTACACGGACGTGCAGATCGTCATCAACAACGCGGGGGCGTTGGCGCGCGGCGCATTGGTCGATCCGGCATCGACGCAAGGCATGCGCGATCTCTTCGAGGTCAACGTGATCGGCCCGCTCGCCGTGACGCAGGCGTTCGCGCCCACGCTCAAGAAGAACGGCGGCGGCGCGGTCATCAACGTGCTGTCCGTGCTGAGCTGGGTCGCGCTGCCGGACGGCGGCGCTTACAGCGCGTCGAAGTCGGCGGCGTGGGCCGTGACCAATGCGCTGCGCGGCGAGTTGCGCGGACAGGGCACGCTCGTGGTCGGCGTGCATCCGGGCTACATCGACACCGACATGGTCGCCGAAGTCGCAGCCCCGGAGACGTCGCCGGCCAGCGTGGTCGAGCAAGTGCTCGCGGCGGTCGAGCGCGACGAAGAAGAAGTGCTCGTGGACGACACCGGCCGCGGCGTCAAGCAGTCGCTGTCCACCGCGAAGCCGATCTACATCACCGGCATTCCCGGTTAA